GACCACGCCTCGTGGCCGATCGTGCTCTATAACATCCCATACCGGACCGGCGTCAGCCTCACCAACGAGACGCTGCTGCAGCTCGCCCTGCATCCAAACATCGTCGGCATGAAGGATTGCGGCGCCGACCGCGCGCAGTCGATCGACTTCTTAAGCAGACGGCCGTCCAACTTTCGTGTGCTGACCGGCGAGGACGCGCTGTATCACGAAGCGCTCGCCGACGGCGCCGACGGGGCGATCCTGCTGTCGGCGCATCTGGAGACCGACGCCTTCGCCTCGGTGCGGACAGTCATGAAGCAGGGCGATCGCGCCGGCGCGCATGCGTGCTGGAAGGCCATTTCCGGCCTGACCCGGCTGCTGTTCGCCGAACCGAGCCCGGCGCCCGCAAAGTACTGGCTGACGCGCAGCGGGCTGATCGACAGCGCGGAAGTGCGCCTGCCGATGGTGGAGGTGAGCGCGGAGCTCGCAGCGTTGCTGGACGAGGAAATCGAGCGGCGCAGGCCGCAGATCTTGCGTCGGGCCTGAACGTCGCGCCAAGAGAGGCGCCAATAGAGATGGCCGGCCCCGCTCGCCCTGGATGGCGAGCGGAAGCAACGCGCTTTAGCTGACCAGCAGGCGATAGGTCAGCACCGGCGCGAAGCCGAGCACCATCGCCCAGATGGCGAACGACGACACCAGCAGAACGTCATGCGCCCGCTGGGCGAGTTCGCCGGTCGGATATTTCCTGTCGTGCGTGGTCATTGTGATTCCCCCCGTTGATGTTCCTTGAGGAGAAACAGCTACAGATAAAATTTTAATGTCGCGCTCGGGCCTTCGCTCGAAGTTGCGGCTTCGCACTCACCAGCCATTAACCAGGACACCGCGGTGGTTAATCGGCGGTAGCACCTGCCGTCAAGTGCGAGCGAAATCGCAACCGGGTTTTTAAAACTGATCGCGTATCAATGACTCCACAAACAACGGAAAACGCGGGGGCGCGTCGTGCATTTCGAAAAGAACACCATTCCTCGGGAACAGGGTTTTAGCACCGAGGACATTCTGTGGGGCATCGGCATCTGGTCGGTGATCCTGACGCTGTCGCCGGTCGTCGTGCTCTACGTGCTGATGGTGGCGTAAGGGAGCTGTCATTCCGGGGCGATGCGAAGCATCGAACCCGGAATCTCGAGATTCCGGGTCTGGTCCTTCGGACCATCCCGGAATGACGACCGATCCCACAAAAAGAAAAACGCGCGGAACGCCGCGCGTCTTTGTCAGTCCAGAAAAAATCAATCCAGAAAAGAAAGCGGCGTTGTTACGCCGCCTGCTTGTGCATGGCGCCCGATGCCGACGCCGACCCGCGGATCGCCTTGATCGAACGTTCGATCGCGCCCCACAGCCTGGTGATCTCGGCCGCGGCCCGGCCTTCCGCATAATATTCGCGGGCGCCTTCGCCCTGGCTCAGCGCCATGATCAGATCGGCGCGGTTGGTGATCTGGCCGCTCCACACCGGCGCACGGAATTTCGCTAGCGCTTCGCGTGCGATGGTGACGATGCGGCTCTCGGCGCCGTCGCGTTCGGCGGGTGCGCCGTTGACTACGACCGCGTAGGGCTTGCGCGCCGCGCGGCAGGTCTGAATCGTTTCCTGCACCGCGTTGACGTCGAACACGCCCGGCCGCGCCGGAATGATCACCATCGTTGCGTTGCGGATCGCGTCGTCAACAACGGCCGAGAGATTCGGCGGGGTGTCGATGAACACCCATTCGATGCCGTCGCGCTTGGCGGCAGCGACGATGCCGCTGACGGAATTCACCGCGGACTTGATCGGCGGTTCGTTGGTGCCGCGCAATTTGTGCCAGAGCGTAAGCGATCCCTGCGGGTCGGCATCGACCAGAAGGATGGGCTTCGTTGCCTTGTGAACATGGGCAGCGAGGTGAGCAGCCAGGGTACTCTTTCCCGAGCCCCCCTTACGCGAAGCGAAAACTATGACGTTCATAACTTGGCCTCCAGTTGACCCCAGAAGCTGAAAATGAATCAGCGGGCTGATTCGCGAAAGAAAAATTTATTGGATGCCGCGATGAAGCCACGTAATTGCCAACAAGGCTGGTTTTTGAGTCACACGTGTGATTACGGTCACAACCGAAAGCGGAATCGATTGAATGCCTTGCAGAGTGCCTCGATCGACTCATTGCGCGCTTTTGGCGCGCTCGCGTTCGAGTTTTACGCGCTGACGCTCAAGCCATTTGCGCTCGATCCATCCGAGCCCCTGCGCCATCGGCTTCTGCAGCCATGGCACGTCCTGCGCGAACAAAAGGAGTCCGAGCGGCAGCATCCAGAGTCCCAGCACCGGCAGGAAGCTGAGAAAGCCACCAACGATCAGCAGTATCGCGAGCGGAATCCGGGCGTAGATCGACGACGGCTTGCGCAGCCACGCGACGAACCTCGCCGGTCCGGGCGGCAGCTTCTTCTGGAACCAGGCAAAATGCCGGTCCAGTTCTTTTTGGTGCTGACTCAATGAACCCTCTCCTCTTGGCCTAGGGAGATGTTCACTGCAGACGCCGCAAACAAGACGTCCGTTTGCATTGCGAGGGGATCTTGAAATGGCGGTGGCGCCGTCAGGTCGCGCGTTTCGCCGGCTTTTTGGTCTTGCGCGCCTTGGCGCTCACGGCCTTGCGCGGTGCCGCCGGCCGGATCACGGCCGGCCTGACCGCAGCCTCGGTGGGCTCGGGATCTGGCCTGAACTGGGCGCGACAGGGCGGCGAGAGCTGGGATTTTTTTGCGACCATGCAGGCCGTCACGCGGCCGACATCGGGAATCTCGGAGCTGCAGAGGCGGAACGCGTCGCCGGTGCAGGCCTGCTCCTGTTCGGGGGTGTAGGTTTGACCCGCGACGGGCGAGATCGAAAGCGCGAGTGCGGTAGCCAGCAACCATCCAAACCCGAAATTCCCTGCTCGAAAAATCGTCATCCATCCCCCCGGCCCAAAGTTTGGCGGAATTGTGGGTGAACGGATCAGGATTCGCAAGCACGGGTGGACCGCGCGCCACAGCACAAGTGTCGCGGGGGTCGGATCGCGGCACGTCCGATCAGGGCCAACAACAGGCATCATTTCGCTGTTGTTGGGTTCGGTGAGCCGATTTCCCCGAGGCGGCGGCCCACCCCGCCGTCACGATGCGATTTCGTGCCAACCCATCCAGCCGGTGTAAAGGCCGACGAACACGATCAGAGCTGCCGACACGTAGGGCGCCCGATGGGCAAAACGCGTGAAGCCGGACCAGTGACGCTCGACGTGACGGATGCTAAGCGCGGCCAGCACACCGGCGGACACCATGGTAATCGCGAGACCGATACCGAAACAAAGCACGAGCGCGAAGCCGAGGCTGAACTGCTTTAATTGAATGCAGAGCAGCAACACTGTGATCGCGGCAGGACAAGGTATCAGTCCGCCCGTGAGACCGAAGAGAATTATCTGAGCCGTCGTGACCGTGCGCCCGGCGAAGCGTTTGCGGATGTCGGCCGCATGCGCACGTGCGTGCGCGTCGTCCTCCTCTCCAAGGTCCATGCGCGAGTGGTCGTGCTCCTCGAACACCAACTCTGCCGCGTCCTTACCCACCATCAGG
This portion of the Bradyrhizobium sp. AZCC 2262 genome encodes:
- the dapA gene encoding 4-hydroxy-tetrahydrodipicolinate synthase translates to MTDQPTDDLRGRLQGLWLPLITPFRDGELDEASLRRLVTHYTAGPVDGFILAATSGEGMSLRADELERLVTVTRSELSASGRHLPILLGLSGASTAKMLDALDETATWPIDGYLIASPYYIRPSQRGLVQHFTALADHASWPIVLYNIPYRTGVSLTNETLLQLALHPNIVGMKDCGADRAQSIDFLSRRPSNFRVLTGEDALYHEALADGADGAILLSAHLETDAFASVRTVMKQGDRAGAHACWKAISGLTRLLFAEPSPAPAKYWLTRSGLIDSAEVRLPMVEVSAELAALLDEEIERRRPQILRRA
- a CDS encoding ParA family protein, which codes for MNVIVFASRKGGSGKSTLAAHLAAHVHKATKPILLVDADPQGSLTLWHKLRGTNEPPIKSAVNSVSGIVAAAKRDGIEWVFIDTPPNLSAVVDDAIRNATMVIIPARPGVFDVNAVQETIQTCRAARKPYAVVVNGAPAERDGAESRIVTIAREALAKFRAPVWSGQITNRADLIMALSQGEGAREYYAEGRAAAEITRLWGAIERSIKAIRGSASASGAMHKQAA